The candidate division WOR-3 bacterium DNA window CACGATGCGTACGCCTTTGTACGGAGCGACAGAAAGTGAGTCGTTTCCAGCTCGTCGAAGTGACCACCGACGCGCGCTTAGCGTGATCGAAGTTCTGCTCGTTGACTGCTATCCGGACAACTACAAGGATCGGGTTCCACACTACATAAGGGCGATCAATGCGTCCGGTCGTGTGGCCGTGACAGTAGACTATCGGTCAGTGCGGGCTGGCTATCGACTGCCGCCAGTCCAGGCCGTAGTCGTCTCCGGCTCGCCGATGATGCTATCCGAAACTGACCCGCCTGAAAGACTGACCGCGTTCGTCCTCAGTCTTGATCGCCCGGTGCTCGGCATCTGTTACGGGCATCAGCTGCTGGCAAGACTGGCAGGTGCGAGAGTGTACCGCGGCGAGCGCATCGAGCGTATCGAGACGATACGGGTTTCGAAACCCCACCCCATCTTTACCGGGCTCGGAAATAGGTTCCCCATGCTTGAGAGTCACTGTGAGTACGTACTGCCGAACGAGGTTGAATCAGCTGGATTCGAGGTGTTGGCAACTTCATCTTCCTGTCCGGTCGAAACAATCCGTCACCGGACAAGGCCATGGTTTGGAGTCCAGTTCCACCCGGAGCGCTCGGCCGAACAGGGCACGACACTAGTGAGCAACTTTGTCAGACTCGTCGTAGAATCCCTTCGAGCCTGATTCCTGATTAGTCTTAGAACGTCCTACCGACTTGGAAGTGCGGCTCCCAGCGGCCGCCACCCTCACGGTCAAACCCGTACCCGAAATCGAAACCGAGCTGTCCAAGCATCGGGATTTCCAGGCGCACGCCGA harbors:
- a CDS encoding gamma-glutamyl-gamma-aminobutyrate hydrolase family protein (Members of this family of hydrolases with an active site Cys residue belong to MEROPS family C26.), producing the protein MIEVLLVDCYPDNYKDRVPHYIRAINASGRVAVTVDYRSVRAGYRLPPVQAVVVSGSPMMLSETDPPERLTAFVLSLDRPVLGICYGHQLLARLAGARVYRGERIERIETIRVSKPHPIFTGLGNRFPMLESHCEYVLPNEVESAGFEVLATSSSCPVETIRHRTRPWFGVQFHPERSAEQGTTLVSNFVRLVVESLRA